GCTGCCTGCCAGGGTGGTGTGTAGCCCAAGACCAGGATGGGCGCCGCAATCCCTTGCGCACGCAGTGCCCGGCCTTCACCGAGCGTCGCCACCGCCAGCATCTCGGCACCGGCCTGTAGTGCGGCCCGGGCTACCCGCGCAGCCCCGTGGCCGTAGCCATCACCCTTGAGCACGACCATAAGCGGGACACCAGCATGGTTGCGCAACGCACGCACATTATCGGCAATCGCGGTCAGGTCGAGATGCACCCAGGTCGGTCGTCCCGGATCACCGATCCGCACACTACGCCACGCCGGTTCCTGGCGTACCAGATATTGTTCTGGCGGCCAGCCGGGGGCCAGCAACGGGGCTACCACCTGTTCGAGGCGTTCGCCGGCACCCCCCGACACCAGTACGACATCCTGATCGTTGCGCGAAGGTGGCAGCGCTGCCCGAATCGCCTCGTTGGTGTCTACGACGTGAATGGTCACCGTTGGATTAGCCAGCCGGGCGGCCTGAGCCATTGTGGCGGCTCCCATGCCCTTCAGTACCAGATACTCAGCGCTGCGGGCTGCCTGCATACCCAGTTCGGTGAGCAGGGGCGTGGCATCAACTGCCGGCAATTCGGTTGGTGTTCCCAGAACAGCAATCCGGCGTCCGGTCGGGATGGCCGCCAGCGTCTGCAAGGCTGCCCTCATCGCTTCCGGTGTCGCATTGAAACTATCGTCCAGAATCAGCTCGCCATTGGCCCCCGGCAGCGGACGAAGCCGGCCCGCCGGCGCATCCAGACCGGCCAGGGCCTGGCGGATCGCTGCCGGTCTCACCCCGTAGTGCAGACCAACGGCAACGGCGGCCAGGGCAGCGGCTACACCGGGTGGGCCAGGTAAGGGGATGGTGATCGGCAGCTCAAGCCCCTGGCCGATCACCACACAATCAACGCCATCCCGACGGTAGGAGATAGCCGTAGCACGGATGGCACACCCACTCCCTGTGCCGAAGGTCAGATGAGCCGACGATACGCCTTCGGCGGCAATAACGGTCACTCCCTGGCGAGCCAGAAATCTCGCTGTGGCATCATCGGTTCCGGCGGTCACGACTGCAAGCCGGGGTGGGAAAGCCGCTGCCAGCGGGGGCAGATGTTCGCCGGCAAATTCGAGCACCGCATACTGGTGATCACGCTCAAGGCGGGCCAGGGCAATCGGCAGCCCCAGCAGAGAATTGAAATTGCGCCGGCTTTGAAACGTGGGAGCGTGGGTCGCCAGCACAGCGGCAATGGCCCGCCGGGCCAGCGTTTTCCCGATACCACCCGTCACGGCAATGACGGTGGGTTGCAACCGCTGCAAGCGATTGCTGGCCCAGCGCAACAACAAAGCCTGGGGGTCGGGGCAAACGACAACCGTGGCCGTACCGGCGTCGTGCGGTGGTCGCGTACACAGAATACCGCGGGCACCGGCGGCCAGCGCCGCCGGAATATAGTCGTGACCGTCGGCCCGTGTGGTGCGCAGCGCGATAAAACACTCACCGGCCACAGTCAGCCGCGAGTCGTAGCTCCAATCGGTAAAGGTATCGGCGTGGATCGGCCCGATCACCGTGCCACCAGCTTCAATAAGTTCGGCGAGTTGAATATCCATCGGTGTATCCTGATTGGCTGCAAGACAGGCCAGATGGCAATGCTTCGTATCAAAGCATACCACCGGCGCAGTCGCGCAGGTGTGGATGA
This genomic window from Chloroflexus aurantiacus J-10-fl contains:
- the alr gene encoding alanine racemase encodes the protein MDIQLAELIEAGGTVIGPIHADTFTDWSYDSRLTVAGECFIALRTTRADGHDYIPAALAAGARGILCTRPPHDAGTATVVVCPDPQALLLRWASNRLQRLQPTVIAVTGGIGKTLARRAIAAVLATHAPTFQSRRNFNSLLGLPIALARLERDHQYAVLEFAGEHLPPLAAAFPPRLAVVTAGTDDATARFLARQGVTVIAAEGVSSAHLTFGTGSGCAIRATAISYRRDGVDCVVIGQGLELPITIPLPGPPGVAAALAAVAVGLHYGVRPAAIRQALAGLDAPAGRLRPLPGANGELILDDSFNATPEAMRAALQTLAAIPTGRRIAVLGTPTELPAVDATPLLTELGMQAARSAEYLVLKGMGAATMAQAARLANPTVTIHVVDTNEAIRAALPPSRNDQDVVLVSGGAGERLEQVVAPLLAPGWPPEQYLVRQEPAWRSVRIGDPGRPTWVHLDLTAIADNVRALRNHAGVPLMVVLKGDGYGHGAARVARAALQAGAEMLAVATLGEGRALRAQGIAAPILVLGYTPPWQAAEAIRLDLMLTLFDDDTAQALHAAALECGRPARVHVKVDTGMARLGLSPAEVAPFLSRLRELPGIEPVALYTHFARADEADPTPTEQQLARFQAVLADLTAAGLRPPCVHAANSAATLRFPATHFDMVRPGLACYGLAPGAAAPLLPGMRPALSFYTEVAQVKDHPAGTPISYGGTFVTARPSRIATIPVGYADGLRRSPPWREVLIRGQRAPIVGRICMDYAMVDVTDIPGVRRGDAVTIIGRQGDAVIGVDEIAGWLGTISYEVLTGILPRVPREIGP